The Sphingopyxis fribergensis genome contains a region encoding:
- a CDS encoding alpha/beta fold hydrolase, with protein sequence MIGDFELQRVKLTTGVELDVVDMGPRDAPVLIFLHGFPESHRTWRHQLPHFADRFRCIAPDQRGYRGSSKPQDAQSYTPDKLIADIFALADALGVAEFTIVGHDWGGAIAWGVALGGQPGGLHPAWAGRVTRAVIANAPHPGIFQHLLLTNADQRAASQYIRTFRDPASDTIIEEHGIAGILAHAFEGRVPSGGIQPPDEIARLLKDWEDRDTCRAMINWYRGSPAVVPAMDEPYADSPAAPFPKLTIPTLVIWALDDVALPPCNLDGIEELVPDVTIVHAPDCGHFVPWDAPDAVNLAMDEFLSQN encoded by the coding sequence ATGATCGGCGATTTCGAACTACAACGCGTCAAGCTTACGACCGGAGTCGAACTCGATGTCGTCGACATGGGGCCGCGCGATGCGCCGGTCCTGATCTTCCTCCACGGTTTTCCCGAATCGCATCGCACTTGGCGCCATCAGCTGCCGCATTTCGCGGATCGCTTCCGCTGCATCGCCCCCGACCAGCGCGGCTATCGCGGCTCGTCGAAGCCACAGGATGCGCAATCCTACACCCCCGACAAGCTGATCGCCGACATCTTCGCGCTCGCCGATGCGCTGGGTGTCGCCGAATTCACGATCGTCGGTCACGACTGGGGCGGGGCGATCGCATGGGGTGTTGCATTGGGCGGCCAGCCGGGCGGGCTGCATCCGGCGTGGGCGGGCCGGGTGACGCGCGCGGTCATCGCCAACGCACCGCATCCGGGCATCTTCCAGCATCTGCTCTTAACGAACGCCGATCAGCGCGCGGCGAGCCAATATATCCGGACCTTCCGCGACCCGGCGAGCGACACGATCATCGAGGAGCATGGCATCGCCGGCATTCTCGCCCATGCTTTTGAAGGACGCGTGCCCAGCGGCGGCATCCAGCCGCCTGACGAGATCGCCCGGCTGCTCAAGGATTGGGAGGATCGCGACACGTGCCGCGCCATGATCAACTGGTATCGCGGTTCGCCCGCCGTGGTTCCCGCGATGGACGAGCCTTATGCCGACTCGCCGGCGGCGCCCTTCCCGAAACTGACCATCCCGACGCTCGTCATATGGGCGCTCGACGATGTCGCGCTGCCGCCGTGCAATCTTGACGGCATCGAGGAGTTGGTGCCCGATGTGACGATCGTCCACGCCCCCGACTGCGGCCATTTCGTGCCGTGGGACGCGCCCGATGCGGTCAACCTGGCCATGGATGAATTCCTCAGCCAAAACTAA
- a CDS encoding helix-turn-helix domain-containing protein — protein sequence MGGLRVASIVDRIDGPSNWTIERDVHVLILYEAGSYHWLETWLDDQRTSLGDPLPGEMWLIPAGHIYRGAAKGGAVRTIEVEIPAALLVVGPDTRALAAHHDLALAALMRALLGGDAAAAGPLVAILAKTLGAMVGRPDSPAITERINDLMVYIQTQLEVSLTVEDMAAEAGMSVNSLIVHFARATGRTPAQYVLRQRLRHACWFLMNRPLSIAEIAFATGFSSHAHLCAIFRRKIGMSPGEWRRRHRSDILPAEGEE from the coding sequence GTGGGTGGACTCAGGGTCGCCTCGATCGTTGACCGGATCGATGGCCCGTCGAACTGGACGATCGAGCGCGATGTCCATGTGCTGATTCTGTATGAGGCGGGAAGCTATCATTGGCTCGAAACCTGGCTGGACGATCAGCGAACGTCGCTCGGCGATCCGCTGCCCGGCGAAATGTGGTTGATCCCTGCCGGCCATATCTATCGCGGCGCCGCAAAGGGCGGCGCGGTTCGCACGATCGAGGTCGAAATACCCGCTGCGCTTTTGGTCGTTGGCCCCGATACGCGCGCGCTGGCGGCGCATCACGACCTGGCGCTGGCGGCGCTGATGCGGGCATTGCTCGGCGGCGATGCAGCCGCGGCCGGTCCGTTGGTCGCGATCCTCGCCAAGACGCTCGGTGCAATGGTCGGGCGTCCCGATTCGCCCGCGATCACCGAGCGCATCAACGATCTGATGGTCTATATCCAGACGCAGCTCGAGGTGTCGCTGACGGTCGAGGATATGGCGGCCGAGGCGGGCATGTCGGTCAACAGCCTGATCGTCCATTTCGCGCGCGCGACCGGGCGCACCCCGGCGCAATATGTGCTGCGCCAGCGGCTCCGCCACGCCTGCTGGTTCCTGATGAACCGCCCGCTGTCGATCGCCGAGATCGCCTTTGCGACTGGCTTTTCCAGCCACGCGCATTTGTGCGCAATCTTTCGTCGCAAGATCGGCATGTCACCCGGCGAATGGCGCCGCCGCCATCGATCGGATATTCTGCCGGCTGAAGGGGAGGAATAA
- a CDS encoding serine hydrolase domain-containing protein, whose amino-acid sequence MITKKRLLASAALAMLGIWSLSQASGQGNMAPASPSPKFGASLDGALAVDTPQPLPALPTAIRARADALFTDADDVGQTRALLVLRDGEPIYERYAAGFGPETKLISWSMAKSITAVLTGFLVADGQLSLDGPAPVDAWQRSGDPRGAITLRNLLHMSSGLEHVENGDPVWEGDTVAMLFGGGAGDMAGFAEAKPAAAQPDEVFNYSSATSVILADILADTLTPSQNPDARRDAMRDFIGGRLIEPLGMTSLTPEYDAKGTMIGGSIMHATARDYAKFGEFLRNHGVVNGQRLLPETWMKFMLTPSANDAGYGGHIWLNRRRPAGVTPALWPDRGPNDLFACIGHQGQYIIVSPSQRLTIVRLGVTNDDQFPALRRHLADLTAAL is encoded by the coding sequence ATGATCACGAAAAAACGGCTGCTGGCAAGTGCCGCCCTCGCGATGCTCGGCATCTGGTCGCTCAGCCAGGCGTCGGGGCAGGGCAATATGGCGCCCGCGTCGCCGTCGCCGAAATTCGGCGCCTCGCTCGACGGCGCCCTGGCGGTCGATACGCCGCAGCCGCTGCCCGCGCTTCCGACCGCGATCCGCGCGCGCGCCGATGCGTTGTTCACCGACGCCGACGATGTGGGCCAGACGCGCGCGCTGCTCGTGCTGCGCGACGGCGAGCCGATCTACGAACGCTATGCCGCGGGCTTCGGTCCCGAAACCAAGCTGATCAGCTGGTCGATGGCAAAAAGCATCACAGCCGTTCTCACCGGCTTCCTCGTCGCCGACGGGCAATTGTCGCTCGACGGCCCCGCACCCGTCGATGCGTGGCAGCGCAGCGGCGATCCGCGCGGCGCGATCACGCTGCGCAATCTGCTCCATATGTCCTCGGGGCTCGAGCATGTCGAAAATGGCGACCCGGTGTGGGAGGGCGATACCGTCGCGATGCTGTTCGGCGGCGGCGCGGGCGACATGGCGGGCTTTGCCGAAGCTAAACCCGCCGCGGCGCAGCCCGACGAGGTTTTCAACTACAGCTCTGCGACCAGCGTCATTCTCGCGGACATATTGGCCGATACGCTGACCCCGTCGCAAAACCCCGATGCGCGGCGCGATGCGATGCGCGACTTCATCGGTGGGCGACTGATCGAACCGCTCGGCATGACCAGCCTGACGCCCGAATATGATGCGAAGGGCACGATGATCGGCGGGTCGATCATGCACGCTACCGCGCGCGACTATGCGAAATTCGGCGAGTTCCTGCGTAACCATGGCGTGGTGAATGGCCAAAGGCTGCTCCCCGAAACCTGGATGAAATTCATGCTGACCCCATCGGCGAACGACGCGGGTTATGGCGGGCATATCTGGCTGAACCGCCGGCGGCCTGCGGGCGTGACTCCTGCCTTATGGCCCGATCGCGGCCCGAACGACCTGTTCGCGTGCATCGGCCATCAGGGGCAATATATCATCGTCTCGCCATCGCAACGGCTGACGATCGTGCGGCTCGGCGTCACCAACGACGATCAGTTCCCCGCGCTCCGCCGACATCTCGCCGACTTGACGGCAGCTCTATAG